The genomic stretch GATCGCGGCCGGGCAGGTCGACGCGACCTTCACCATGTCACCCCGCAGCGAGTGGGACATCGCCGCCGGGCACGCCCTGCTGCGCGCCGCCGGGGGTGACCTGCGCCGCCGCGACGGCCGCCCCGTCCGCTACAACCAGCCGCGCCCGCACATCGAACAGGGATTGATCGGCGGCGCGCCCGCCGCGCTCGACTGGCTGGAGGGGCAGCTGCGCGGGCACCGCCTGCCCGTCGCGCACCTGGGCCTGACCTCAGGCGACCCCGCCTGGACGCTGCTGCCCGAGACCGACCGCGCCGCGCTGGACGGCCACCCCGGCGTGAACGTCCGCCACGCCAGCGGCGAGGTGCTGGCCCTGCTCGTCGTGGACCCCGCCACGCGGCAGGTCGAGCGGGCCGAGGGCGACGCCTTCCACCTCGACCGCCTCACGCGGGACGTGACCCGCGCGCTGGGCACCGTCCAGAGCTGAGCGGCATGACCGAATCCCTCACGCCTCGCGTCACCCTGAAACCCCTGCTGGACTTCACGCCGCACGAGTGGCGCGTCCTGCACGGCTTCTTCCGCGACCGGGAACTGGCCGACTGGAACGACGCCAAACCCATCCGCCTGCCCGGTTTCCTGTTCCGCCGCATCATGCAGGACGAGGAACGCACCGGCGAACGCCACGGCTTCGGCGTCATGGACGAGCACGGCACCCTGATCGGCAGCGCCGAACTGTACGACCTGCGGCCCTCGCCGCCCCTCACGCCGACCACCGCCACGCTGGGCGTCATGATCGGCGTGCCCAGCCTGTGGGGCCAGGGTTACGGGCGCGAGGCCGTGCAGGCGCTCCTCCGCTGGGCCTTCACGCGGCGCGACCCTGCCCTGAACCGCATCCGCCTGACCACCTTCGGGCACAACCGCCGCGCCCAGCGGGCCTTCCTCGCCTGCGGGTTCCGTGAGGTCCACCGCACTGAACGCGAGGGCCGCACCGACGTGCACATGGAACTCACCCGCCCCGAATGGCTGGCCGCGCACGCGCCCGGCGGGTCAGAATAGACCCATGCGCGTCCTGCTGCCCGACCTGCCCGAGTTCCGCGCCCTCAGCCAGCACGACGAACACGGCGTGCCCGGCGTGACCTTCGACCATTACCGCCGCGGCCACGTGCCCGACGGCGAGGCCGACGGCGTCGTCCTGTGGCTGACCGACGCCGCCACCCGCACCGCACTCCTCGCCACGCCCGGCGTGAAGTGGGTGCTCACCCTGACCGCCGGCATCGAACACGTGCAGGCGCACCTGCCGCCCGGCGC from Deinococcus soli (ex Cha et al. 2016) encodes the following:
- a CDS encoding GNAT family N-acetyltransferase; translation: MTESLTPRVTLKPLLDFTPHEWRVLHGFFRDRELADWNDAKPIRLPGFLFRRIMQDEERTGERHGFGVMDEHGTLIGSAELYDLRPSPPLTPTTATLGVMIGVPSLWGQGYGREAVQALLRWAFTRRDPALNRIRLTTFGHNRRAQRAFLACGFREVHRTEREGRTDVHMELTRPEWLAAHAPGGSE